From Vallitalea longa, one genomic window encodes:
- a CDS encoding slipin family protein, translating into MKYYIKKNERGLLFKNGDYVESIQPGEHSYSSFLKYEVIVLDINQPFACKDYSLDTFMDDKVLLEELDILDVKDNELAFHYIDGKFSDIYESGKFVFWNINKKNDFKIVDITKPEISQDIVNDIFNITNIFNSKLNDKYLEINVRSYEKALLFYNNNFQRILEPGKYFYWTKYIDITVKTVDMRQQQLDMIGQEIMTADKVNLRINFSCQYKIIDILKTTLEIKDYANQLYILVQLILREYIGGVKLDDLLISKQDIADYVLSKLKAKEDEMGIKFIFAGIKDVVLPGEIKRIFNTVLLAEKKAQANVITRREEIASTRSLLNTAKLMDENKTLYKLKELEHIEKICEKVGNISLDSGSNVLNNLGNLFRGI; encoded by the coding sequence ATGAAATATTATATTAAAAAAAATGAAAGAGGCTTACTATTTAAAAATGGAGATTATGTGGAATCAATCCAACCTGGAGAACACTCATACTCATCCTTTTTGAAATATGAGGTTATTGTTTTAGATATTAACCAACCATTTGCTTGTAAAGATTATAGTTTAGATACATTTATGGATGATAAAGTTTTATTGGAAGAGTTAGATATCTTGGACGTAAAAGATAATGAACTTGCATTTCATTATATAGATGGTAAATTCTCAGATATATATGAATCAGGTAAATTTGTATTCTGGAATATAAATAAAAAAAATGATTTTAAGATAGTTGATATTACAAAACCAGAAATCAGTCAAGATATAGTTAATGATATATTCAACATAACTAACATCTTCAATTCAAAACTTAATGATAAATATCTTGAAATAAATGTACGTTCTTATGAAAAAGCACTCCTTTTTTATAACAACAATTTTCAAAGGATACTAGAACCAGGGAAATACTTCTACTGGACTAAATACATAGATATAACCGTAAAAACAGTTGACATGAGACAGCAACAATTAGATATGATCGGTCAAGAGATAATGACTGCTGATAAAGTTAATCTAAGAATTAATTTTTCTTGTCAATACAAGATTATAGATATACTAAAGACAACACTAGAAATCAAAGATTATGCTAATCAATTATATATATTAGTCCAACTTATATTACGTGAATACATAGGTGGCGTCAAACTAGACGATTTACTAATATCAAAACAAGATATCGCTGATTATGTGTTATCTAAGTTAAAAGCCAAAGAAGATGAAATGGGAATAAAATTCATCTTTGCAGGTATAAAAGATGTGGTTCTTCCTGGTGAAATAAAGAGAATATTCAATACAGTTCTATTGGCTGAGAAAAAAGCCCAAGCCAATGTTATAACTAGGCGAGAAGAAATCGCTTCTACAAGAAGTCTACTTAATACTGCAAAACTCATGGATGAAAATAAGACTCTATATAAATTGAAAGAATTAGAACACATAGAAAAAATCTGTGAGAAAGTCGGTAATATTTCACTTGATAGTGGAAGTAATGTTTTGAATAATCTAGGAAATCTGTTTAGAGGTATATAG
- a CDS encoding RtcB family protein, which translates to MFVIYDKNKNKFPIKVWLEDVNKIEDDCMQQATNLSNLPFLHKWVCLMPDTHTGKGMPIGGVIATDNVIIPNAVGSDIGCGMAYIQTNIPAALLTNIETPNGILIKGIIGDILRNIPVGFSHHKEKQKSEILDKALDNIELYQDAEELIPEIEDGYYQLGTLGGGNHFIELQKDEEGFVCIMLHSGSRHFGYKICNHFHKIARDLNSKWFSTVPDKYKLAFLPVDTKEGRSYINWMNLALDFARENRNRLLDSVVTIVDKWLNKHCNYNPEYTNLINCHHNYAAIEHHYGKNVWVHRKGAIRARENDLGIIPGAMGSYSYIVRGKGNLDSFHSCSHGAGRLMSRKKAIETFSVNEVINDLKECDVVIGKQSKQDIAEESRFAYKNIDTVINNELDLIEPIKKLKTIGVVKG; encoded by the coding sequence ATGTTTGTAATATACGATAAAAATAAAAATAAGTTTCCTATAAAAGTATGGCTAGAAGATGTTAATAAAATTGAAGATGACTGTATGCAACAAGCTACCAATTTATCTAATTTACCTTTTTTACATAAATGGGTCTGTCTTATGCCTGATACACATACAGGTAAGGGAATGCCTATCGGTGGTGTCATTGCAACTGATAATGTGATAATACCTAATGCTGTAGGTTCTGATATCGGATGTGGCATGGCTTATATACAAACTAATATACCTGCTGCATTACTAACAAATATCGAAACACCTAACGGTATATTGATTAAGGGAATAATAGGTGATATCCTTCGAAATATCCCTGTTGGCTTCTCACATCATAAAGAAAAACAAAAAAGTGAAATATTGGATAAAGCTCTTGATAATATAGAATTATACCAAGATGCAGAAGAACTCATTCCTGAAATAGAGGATGGATATTACCAACTAGGAACTCTAGGTGGAGGTAATCATTTTATTGAACTTCAAAAAGACGAAGAGGGTTTTGTTTGTATTATGCTTCACTCAGGTAGTCGCCATTTTGGATACAAAATATGTAATCATTTTCACAAAATAGCAAGAGACCTTAATTCAAAATGGTTTTCAACAGTTCCTGATAAATATAAATTAGCTTTTTTGCCTGTTGATACTAAAGAAGGTCGATCTTATATCAATTGGATGAATCTAGCTCTTGATTTTGCAAGAGAAAACAGAAATAGATTACTTGATTCAGTAGTTACGATTGTTGATAAATGGTTGAATAAGCATTGTAATTATAACCCGGAATATACTAATCTGATTAATTGCCATCATAATTATGCTGCTATTGAACATCATTATGGCAAAAATGTTTGGGTACATAGAAAAGGTGCAATACGCGCAAGAGAAAATGATCTTGGAATTATTCCTGGTGCAATGGGTTCTTACAGCTATATTGTAAGAGGCAAAGGTAATCTGGACAGTTTTCATTCTTGTTCACATGGTGCTGGAAGATTGATGTCCAGAAAAAAAGCTATAGAAACCTTTAGTGTCAACGAGGTAATCAATGATTTAAAAGAATGTGATGTTGTCATTGGCAAGCAATCCAAACAGGATATTGCCGAAGAATCACGATTCGCTTATAAAAATATAGATACAGTTATTAACAATGAACTTGATTTAATAGAACCAATAAAAAAATTAAAGACTATTGGTGTTGTAAAAGGTTAA
- a CDS encoding glycosyl hydrolase family 18 protein, with the protein MKKHHFLTLILTAVLLVTTISFTSLQAQEINEWQVGVSYNTGDLVTYDGTVYECRQPHTSLAGWEPPNVLALWLPTTDPGPGPGPDPDPGQGPNDLERVVVGYWHNFDNGSTVIRLKDVSADFNVVNVAFAEPVGDTYTMAFSPFNATDAEFISDIEKLKARGTKVLISIGGSNGTVILSDNNAKQTFVTTMINIIETYGFDGIDIDLEGSSLSLDSGDTDFTNPTTAKVVNLIDAITEIRNHFGNDFVLTMAPETAYVQGGYSTYGGSWGAYLPVIYALRNELDYIHVQHYNSGSMVALDGMSYTQGTADFQVAMAEMLLRGFPVGNNPDSVFPPLRQDQIAIGLPACSNAAGGGYINTTEMEKALDYIIKGQSFNGQYQLQKVDGYPDLRGIMTWSINWDAYNNYDFSTFYSNYFGALGIINPTPTPPPAGKRIIAYYPEWAAYSGHNQYAPSDLPWDKVTHINYAFADIKNGEIALFDEWAATGISFGEPWDSPFKGCLGQFKKLKQQHPNTNILISVGGWSRSAEFHNIAATSASRVKFANSVVDFLREWNFDGVDIDWEYPAFYRLGDTVDNPNDLGTPYATPDEKQTFTLLLQQMRETLDQAGAADDRYYYLTTAVGAGVDKIQQTEPNLYSQYVDFINVMTFDMHGAFEGITGHQSPLYFNQDSENAYRAYFQSLYTDPVEVEANVELMKKYSIHQALECLKSYGVESDKLVLSSPFYSRGWAKVQNNGPISSLPGLYATCSGKNHTDTYGAHGIWDGGRWAGNNPYYNVKSKEQDSSFQKYRDPVSKVPYLYSETKGEMYTYEDLISLQEKIDYVINNNYGGIMFWEASGDYVPSTGTNKGGTGELVNLLYDGLIGQ; encoded by the coding sequence ATGAAGAAACACCATTTTCTAACGTTGATTTTGACAGCAGTATTACTTGTTACTACAATTTCATTTACTAGTTTACAAGCGCAAGAAATTAATGAATGGCAGGTTGGGGTTAGTTATAACACGGGAGATTTAGTTACTTATGACGGTACTGTTTATGAGTGCAGGCAACCTCATACCTCTCTAGCAGGATGGGAACCACCTAATGTTTTGGCACTTTGGTTACCAACTACAGATCCAGGTCCAGGTCCTGGTCCAGATCCCGATCCAGGTCAGGGACCTAATGATTTAGAGAGAGTTGTTGTAGGATATTGGCATAATTTTGATAATGGTTCAACAGTGATAAGGTTAAAAGATGTATCTGCGGATTTTAATGTAGTCAATGTAGCATTTGCAGAACCAGTAGGGGATACATATACAATGGCTTTTTCACCGTTTAATGCTACTGATGCAGAGTTTATATCAGATATAGAAAAATTGAAGGCGAGGGGAACTAAAGTACTGATTTCCATAGGAGGAAGTAACGGTACAGTTATTCTATCTGATAATAATGCTAAGCAAACTTTTGTAACAACTATGATTAATATTATTGAAACTTATGGATTTGATGGCATTGATATTGACCTAGAGGGTAGTTCTCTATCTCTAGATTCAGGTGATACGGATTTTACTAATCCAACAACTGCTAAAGTAGTTAATCTAATTGATGCTATTACAGAAATAAGAAATCATTTTGGTAATGATTTTGTTTTGACTATGGCTCCTGAGACAGCTTATGTTCAAGGTGGTTACAGTACTTATGGCGGATCTTGGGGAGCATATCTACCAGTTATATATGCTCTTAGGAATGAACTTGATTATATTCATGTACAACATTATAATTCGGGTTCTATGGTTGCACTTGATGGTATGTCATATACTCAAGGAACTGCTGATTTTCAAGTAGCTATGGCTGAAATGTTATTAAGAGGTTTCCCAGTAGGCAACAATCCTGATAGTGTATTTCCACCATTAAGACAAGACCAGATAGCTATTGGCCTTCCTGCATGTAGTAATGCGGCAGGTGGAGGATACATTAATACTACTGAAATGGAAAAAGCTCTTGATTATATCATTAAAGGTCAGTCGTTTAATGGACAATATCAGCTTCAAAAGGTAGATGGTTATCCTGATTTGAGAGGTATAATGACTTGGTCTATCAACTGGGATGCTTATAATAATTATGATTTCTCTACATTCTATTCTAATTATTTTGGTGCTCTAGGAATTATTAATCCTACACCAACACCACCTCCAGCAGGGAAGAGGATAATTGCCTATTATCCAGAATGGGCAGCTTATTCGGGTCATAACCAATATGCACCATCTGATTTGCCTTGGGATAAAGTGACTCATATCAATTATGCTTTTGCAGATATCAAAAATGGTGAAATAGCCTTATTTGACGAATGGGCAGCAACAGGCATTTCTTTTGGCGAACCATGGGATTCACCTTTTAAGGGGTGTTTAGGTCAATTTAAGAAATTGAAACAACAGCATCCCAATACCAACATTCTAATCTCTGTAGGAGGATGGTCTAGGTCTGCTGAATTTCATAATATAGCAGCTACATCTGCATCGAGGGTTAAGTTTGCTAATAGTGTAGTGGATTTTTTGAGAGAGTGGAATTTTGATGGTGTTGATATCGATTGGGAGTATCCTGCTTTTTATCGCTTAGGTGATACAGTTGATAATCCTAATGATCTAGGTACACCTTATGCTACACCAGATGAAAAACAGACATTTACTCTGCTTTTACAGCAAATGAGGGAGACACTTGACCAAGCTGGTGCAGCAGATGATAGATATTATTATCTTACAACCGCTGTTGGAGCGGGAGTGGATAAAATACAGCAGACAGAGCCTAATCTATATTCGCAATATGTTGATTTCATTAATGTAATGACTTTTGATATGCATGGTGCATTTGAAGGAATTACAGGTCATCAATCACCCTTATATTTCAATCAAGATTCAGAGAATGCATACAGAGCGTATTTCCAGTCATTATATACTGATCCTGTAGAAGTAGAAGCCAATGTGGAGTTGATGAAAAAATATTCTATTCATCAAGCACTAGAGTGTCTGAAATCATATGGTGTAGAATCAGATAAATTGGTTTTGAGTTCACCTTTTTATTCTAGAGGATGGGCTAAAGTGCAGAATAATGGTCCAATAAGTAGTTTGCCAGGATTGTATGCAACATGTTCGGGCAAGAATCATACAGATACCTATGGAGCTCATGGTATATGGGATGGAGGCAGATGGGCTGGAAATAATCCATATTATAATGTGAAATCAAAAGAGCAGGATAGTTCATTCCAGAAATATCGTGACCCAGTTTCAAAAGTTCCATATCTGTATAGTGAGACTAAAGGTGAAATGTATACTTATGAAGATCTCATATCTCTACAGGAAAAAATTGATTATGTAATTAATAATAATTATGGAGGTATCATGTTCTGGGAAGCTTCGGGAGATTATGTACCGTCTACGGGGACTAATAAAGGTGGTACTGGAGAGTTGGTTAACTTATTATATGATGGGTTGATTGGACAATAA
- a CDS encoding WYL domain-containing protein has protein sequence MAEFNELIKNYEKIRDYLREFHVYGYKCRNDFDIKSSRSYDNEKRRIENYLSEYIRYSNSSRGKRLYITADTIDMEENPLFATWHTKTFTKNDIMLHFIILDILNMHDGLTLNEIIDKILNDYLSRFQNVKIPDNMTVRNKLKEYTDVGILYSIRNGKKLQYYINTQGYPQLTHEITDKLLHVCGYYQNILPMGVVGNYIRNRVDSSIIDNPLFSFRHVYLANTLDDEVLLNILKAINEYRTIEFTSGYRKSINNCIKAIPLKILDNVSTGRRYLAAYNIKYARISTFRIDNIKDVKLDEANNEYEYDNYVHCLEILLKKSWGITVFNKKNLDKIEVKLYIDEKYEDYMIKRIKREGKHGILNRVTENTFLYTIEVIDANEMVPWLRTLIGRIISFNCSNKIIEKRFLSDIYAMYEMYKEEENECI, from the coding sequence ATGGCTGAATTTAATGAGCTGATTAAGAACTATGAAAAGATTAGGGATTATTTAAGAGAATTTCATGTATATGGTTATAAATGTCGGAATGACTTTGATATAAAGAGTAGTAGAAGTTATGATAATGAGAAGAGAAGGATAGAGAATTATTTATCGGAATATATAAGATACAGTAATTCTTCCAGAGGGAAGAGGTTATATATTACAGCTGATACTATTGATATGGAAGAGAATCCTCTTTTTGCAACATGGCATACAAAAACATTTACTAAAAACGATATTATGCTTCACTTTATTATATTAGATATATTGAACATGCATGATGGACTAACACTTAATGAAATCATTGATAAAATTCTTAACGACTACCTAAGTAGATTTCAAAATGTTAAGATACCCGATAATATGACTGTAAGAAATAAGTTGAAAGAATATACGGATGTAGGAATATTGTATAGTATAAGAAATGGAAAGAAATTACAGTATTATATTAATACACAGGGATATCCACAATTAACTCATGAGATTACTGATAAATTGTTACATGTGTGTGGATATTATCAAAATATATTACCTATGGGTGTTGTTGGCAATTACATACGTAATAGAGTAGATAGTTCTATAATTGATAATCCTCTTTTTTCATTTCGTCATGTTTATCTAGCTAATACATTAGATGATGAGGTACTGCTTAATATTCTAAAAGCTATAAATGAATACAGAACCATAGAATTTACAAGTGGCTATAGAAAAAGCATAAATAATTGTATAAAAGCTATACCACTTAAAATATTAGATAATGTTAGTACTGGAAGAAGATATCTTGCGGCATATAACATTAAGTATGCTCGTATTTCAACATTTAGGATAGATAATATTAAAGATGTAAAATTAGATGAAGCAAATAATGAATATGAGTATGACAATTATGTTCATTGTTTAGAAATTCTCTTGAAAAAAAGCTGGGGCATTACTGTATTCAATAAAAAGAACTTGGATAAAATCGAAGTAAAACTATATATAGATGAAAAATATGAAGACTATATGATAAAGAGAATTAAAAGAGAAGGAAAACATGGGATACTTAATAGAGTAACTGAAAATACTTTCTTATATACTATTGAAGTAATTGATGCTAATGAAATGGTTCCTTGGCTTAGAACCTTAATAGGAAGGATTATTTCTTTCAATTGCAGTAATAAAATTATAGAAAAAAGATTTCTAAGTGATATTTATGCAATGTATGAAATGTATAAGGAGGAAGAGAATGAGTGTATTTAG
- a CDS encoding DUF5104 domain-containing protein, with protein sequence MKRYIRLLFLVVIVFILSSCFGGSRTKMLNKSSDEEIANEKLINIINYIENKDEEALKAMFSKRAIDESGDFSENADLLFDFYEGVMISWEKSSGPHVSESTNYGEVIKEVDSYYHVETDKETYFFLINDFPIDDSNVDNEGVNMLLVVLAEDRLDIYDKENEILFKDGKAITPPGIYLPIR encoded by the coding sequence ATGAAGAGATATATTCGTTTACTCTTTTTAGTAGTAATTGTCTTTATTTTAAGTTCGTGTTTTGGCGGTTCAAGAACTAAAATGCTTAATAAATCATCTGATGAAGAAATTGCAAATGAAAAACTGATCAACATAATTAATTATATTGAAAACAAGGATGAAGAAGCACTAAAAGCTATGTTTTCTAAAAGAGCAATAGATGAATCAGGAGATTTTAGTGAGAATGCAGATTTACTTTTTGACTTCTATGAAGGTGTAATGATTTCATGGGAAAAAAGTAGTGGTCCTCACGTTAGTGAATCTACTAATTATGGTGAAGTTATTAAAGAAGTGGATTCATACTACCATGTCGAAACGGATAAGGAGACATACTTTTTCTTAATAAATGATTTCCCAATAGATGATTCTAATGTTGACAATGAAGGTGTGAATATGCTATTAGTCGTATTAGCTGAGGATCGTTTAGATATCTATGATAAAGAGAATGAAATATTATTTAAAGATGGTAAAGCAATAACACCACCAGGTATATATTTACCAATAAGGTAA
- a CDS encoding LytTR family transcriptional regulator DNA-binding domain-containing protein yields MSILRFENVSREDGNTVLIDDISFTIDRGQCMSIKCTEEMSLTMMNMITSKIMPTKGEIIIDEKSPEDYFKKNNKNIGVIYKEEGFYDRLTVNDYLTFFNRLFNYKQKMKDVLTRFALLDIADSRINSLSYSEKKRISLARALINKPDLLLIQEPTLNLDRQSSRIIRENIVHMKSIGISILAFSVTLEDTILIDGDSYILNEKGLNIIENELENQKENDTDNDSITQIDISNENDETELPNIKIEKIPTKIDDKIILFNPMEIDYIETIDGSCYLNVGTEKFQCSLTLSSLEKRLKHIGFFRCHRSYLVNLQRVREVITWTRNSYSLILDDKNKSSIPLSKGRMEELKQILNI; encoded by the coding sequence ATGAGTATATTAAGATTTGAAAATGTATCTAGAGAAGATGGAAATACAGTACTGATTGATGATATATCTTTTACCATAGATAGAGGACAGTGCATGTCTATTAAATGTACAGAGGAAATGTCTTTAACAATGATGAATATGATTACCTCAAAGATTATGCCTACAAAAGGGGAAATTATAATAGATGAGAAATCTCCAGAAGATTATTTTAAGAAAAATAACAAGAACATAGGAGTAATATATAAAGAAGAAGGTTTCTATGATAGACTTACAGTTAATGATTATCTCACATTTTTCAATAGGCTGTTTAATTATAAACAAAAGATGAAAGATGTCTTGACTAGATTTGCATTACTAGATATCGCTGATTCAAGGATAAATTCCTTAAGTTACTCAGAAAAGAAGAGAATCAGTTTGGCAAGAGCTCTTATAAATAAGCCAGATCTATTATTGATACAAGAACCCACTTTGAATCTTGACAGACAAAGTAGTCGTATCATTAGAGAAAACATAGTTCATATGAAATCTATAGGAATAAGCATATTAGCTTTTTCTGTTACTCTTGAAGATACTATACTTATTGATGGAGATTCATACATATTGAATGAAAAAGGACTGAATATTATAGAGAATGAACTTGAAAACCAAAAAGAAAATGATACGGATAATGATTCTATTACCCAAATAGATATCTCAAATGAAAATGATGAAACTGAATTACCTAATATAAAAATAGAGAAAATACCAACTAAAATAGATGACAAAATCATTTTATTCAATCCTATGGAAATCGATTATATAGAAACCATAGACGGTTCGTGTTACCTTAATGTGGGTACAGAAAAATTTCAATGTTCTCTTACCCTAAGTAGTCTTGAGAAAAGATTAAAACACATTGGTTTTTTTAGATGCCACAGATCATATCTGGTAAATCTACAAAGAGTGAGAGAAGTTATTACATGGACAAGGAATAGTTATAGTTTGATACTTGATGATAAAAACAAGAGTTCAATACCTCTTTCAAAAGGAAGAATGGAAGAACTTAAGCAGATTCTTAACATATAA
- a CDS encoding WYL domain-containing protein → MSVFSEIYGRYYQLLNELLHEAHKKPISTVHIYNLLQEKGFGDTALALAPKIINDDKDSYNLLYETQEGYKSILKKKQKVVLTTLELRWLKTILIDKRIKLFFNEEEMKIMENRLSDVDELFNPDDIISINQANDGDPYDDPNYIDNFRRLLYCVNNKKCMTIIYKNSQGVIKKASYAGYRLEYSVKDDKFRLNAVLINRSKIVFHSKINVARIIKVAILEKSKYPSEIAEFIYAHRMSEPIEIIIKNKRNGFERVFVHLSNYERDSEYDEETNTCRIKIHYYDFDETELIIQLIAFGPILKVVGPESFKKKIIDRINRQMELFKLQ, encoded by the coding sequence ATGAGTGTATTTAGCGAGATATACGGTAGATATTATCAATTACTTAATGAATTATTACATGAAGCTCATAAGAAACCTATTTCAACAGTTCACATATATAATCTATTACAAGAAAAAGGATTCGGGGATACTGCTCTTGCACTTGCCCCTAAAATAATAAATGATGATAAAGACAGTTATAATCTGTTATATGAGACTCAAGAAGGATACAAGTCAATTCTTAAAAAGAAGCAAAAGGTAGTATTGACAACATTAGAATTGAGATGGTTGAAAACAATATTGATTGATAAAAGAATAAAATTATTTTTTAATGAAGAAGAAATGAAAATCATGGAAAATCGACTATCAGATGTTGATGAATTATTTAACCCAGATGATATAATTTCAATAAACCAAGCAAATGATGGAGATCCATATGATGATCCAAATTATATAGATAATTTCAGAAGACTATTATATTGCGTAAATAACAAAAAATGTATGACCATAATATATAAGAATTCCCAAGGTGTAATAAAAAAAGCAAGTTATGCAGGCTATAGGCTAGAATATTCCGTAAAAGATGATAAATTCCGTTTGAATGCTGTTTTGATTAATAGAAGTAAAATAGTTTTTCATAGTAAGATAAACGTAGCTAGAATAATAAAAGTAGCAATTCTAGAAAAATCAAAGTATCCTTCCGAAATAGCTGAGTTTATATATGCTCATAGAATGTCTGAGCCTATAGAAATAATAATAAAAAACAAAAGAAATGGGTTTGAACGTGTATTTGTGCATCTTTCAAATTATGAGAGAGACTCTGAATATGATGAAGAAACTAATACATGTAGAATTAAAATACATTACTATGATTTTGATGAAACAGAGTTAATAATACAATTAATTGCTTTCGGTCCAATCTTGAAGGTAGTAGGACCAGAAAGTTTTAAAAAGAAGATTATTGATAGGATTAATAGACAGATGGAGTTGTTCAAGTTGCAATGA
- a CDS encoding ABC transporter ATP-binding protein → MKKIIEVKNVDKHFKENHVLKGIDFSVDEGEIFGFLGPNGAGKTTTIKILTNQLLPSDGEIKLFGKNIRLLKNKIFKGIGILSDNSGVYERISVYENLKVFADIHNINKKEIDILLKKVDLIDHKKKIVKKLSRGMKQRLILARTLIHKPKLLFLDEPTSSLDPGTSNEIHKLLNELKQEGTTIFLTTHRMEEADKLCDRVAFLNNGEIVLTGNPEKLKLQYAENIIEVLLENDQKMNVSKDVEGLNDILKWMQEGKVLSIHSKEPNLEEIFLRLTGRDL, encoded by the coding sequence ATGAAAAAAATTATAGAAGTAAAAAATGTTGATAAACATTTTAAAGAAAATCATGTTCTTAAGGGAATTGATTTTTCTGTTGATGAAGGAGAAATTTTTGGATTCCTTGGTCCAAATGGGGCGGGGAAAACTACTACCATTAAAATATTGACTAACCAACTATTACCTTCAGATGGAGAAATCAAGTTATTTGGCAAGAATATCAGATTATTGAAAAATAAGATATTCAAGGGTATAGGTATATTATCTGATAATAGCGGTGTATATGAAAGAATATCCGTATATGAAAATCTAAAAGTGTTTGCAGATATTCATAATATCAATAAAAAAGAGATTGATATTCTACTAAAAAAAGTTGATTTAATTGATCATAAAAAAAAGATAGTAAAAAAACTTTCAAGGGGAATGAAACAGAGATTGATTCTTGCAAGAACTCTAATTCATAAACCAAAATTACTTTTTCTAGACGAGCCAACATCATCATTGGATCCTGGAACATCTAATGAAATACATAAATTACTTAATGAATTGAAGCAAGAAGGAACGACTATCTTTCTGACGACTCACAGAATGGAAGAAGCAGATAAGTTGTGTGACAGAGTAGCATTTCTGAATAATGGGGAAATCGTTTTGACAGGAAATCCAGAAAAACTGAAACTTCAATATGCAGAAAATATTATTGAAGTATTATTGGAAAATGATCAAAAAATGAACGTTAGTAAAGATGTTGAAGGCTTAAATGATATTCTGAAATGGATGCAAGAAGGCAAAGTATTGTCAATTCATTCCAAAGAACCTAATTTAGAAGAAATATTTTTAAGATTAACAGGGAGGGACTTATAA